The sequence below is a genomic window from Setaria italica strain Yugu1 chromosome IV, Setaria_italica_v2.0, whole genome shotgun sequence.
CCTCACGTCCTCATCTGGATCAAATACAAGGCGCTTTGCAGTCCTGCCATCGTTTCCATCATCTAAGTTGATGATGGTTTTGCCTTTCGATCTCTTTTTAGAATTTTGGTTTCCTGAGTCATTTTTTGGTGGTGCTAATTGAGATTCCTTTCCCATAGGTGGCCATGGTGCCGAAACATGAGGAAAGAATGGTTGTCCAGATTGTAAAATGCTCATAAAACCACCAGGTGGATAGTAATCCATACCACTGGAAAATCAAGCAACCCATATCATTAGTTCTAATGAAACTAATATAGCTAGTGAACTAACTGTTTCTGAACATTACTTCTAATAAAACTAATATAGCTAGTGAACTAACTGTTTCTGAACATAATAAAATGACAACTAGTGCAGTAAGAAAAttacatggaaaaaaataaaacttacCAATTTGTGGATGTGGCTGCTGAAGATGTGGCTTGTGGCAAAGGTCCAGGCCACCATGCTGCAGAGTCATGCCATTCGGCCATTAGTTTAGACAAACACTTTATCAAGAAATCAAGATAAACTTCCACTAAATATCTAAAAAATTAATAAGTAGCAGGAGTGACTTCATTGATTTTTTTCTAGCTTACTGCTATGCATCTAGCTAAATATAGAAACCAAGAGCGATTACCTGATGGACCTCCTATATTTGGAATAGAAGAACCACCACCAAGAAGTGCAGGATCATGCGTAGGCACTTGAATAGCAGAAGCAGGGGCGGATCCCATCCGAGCAGATCCAGTCTGGTGTGGTGGCAAGGCCATCTCTCGCTTCCGGCGGCTCATCACCAGCAGCGACAAGGATCTCGTGCGCTGGAACTGAATCGAAAGAGTCAAGCACTAGAGCTGGATTGTGGAATAAGATAGATGGGAAGATATGACGGAAAAGAAGAGGAACAGACCTTGCTTTTGACACCTCCAGAACTAAATCGGAAGAGCAAGGGCGGGAGAAGGTGGATTGTGGAGGGGTTTTTGCACGCCGTGGACGGATTTTCCCGCGCAGTGACGCGGGAGAGAAAATGGATTCCCGCGCAGCGAATCTGAAAACGCTAGAAGAATAGCTAGCAAATGGCGATGAAGCTGGCGATTTGGCGCATCGTCGCGTGTGCGAGCTGAGCGACGAGCAAGTTGCCAACTCGAATATTTTTgcatcttctctttcctccacATAGGATACATGCTGAGTGTACCAAATAGCTAGCTGACTCGGCACCATTGCGGATGCCCTAAGTGTCAACTATTTGGTAGTCGATCTCAAGGTGGTTGCTCCGGGAACCATTGCAAGATGATTTTTTGTAGAAAATGGAAATACATGCTACCTCTGCTATAAACGCACGCAACTAAGTTCTTACAAATTCTTTAGCTCAATAGCTAATCattgaaagaataaataaaagttCTTTAGCTCAATAGCTGATCActgaaagaataaataaaaggagGAAGAGTACATAAGAAGAGAATAATTTTAAACAATGTCTAATATTGCTTATCCATCCACTCGTCCAAAGCCTCAATTGCTCTGCTTGTCAAACGAACGGTCTCATTATGTCCTCCCACCACGTTAATAAATCGCAGCCAATATATTCTCCCAAAGGTAAACTCAAAGCGACGTAGGAAGATCACCCACGAGCAGCCGAGCAAGAACAGAGAATGCCGAAACACTAGATGGATCTCCACGACAACGCCTTCATGAAGAACATGATGCCAATAGTGCCATCATCGTCGGCCCGAGTATGGGGCTGGGTTTACACCTGAAGATCGAAATATGACCATATAGGGAAGTGCAAACAAGTCACCTATAAGGAGGTAGCGGCACCCGCAGGCATCACTGACAACGCTTTCACCCCGACCTCCACCACACCATATCAGCAATAGCCTAAGAAAAAAAAGTACGAAAGGTACCTCACCGAGGTGCTGATGGTACCGAGCATACCCGCGACTGTAGGCCATCATTATCGATAGCCATCCATCGCCGAAGCGACTCACGCCCACCGTGCTATGGCAGGGCGCTGGTCACGGCAAGGCCTAGATGCATATATCGTGTCATGGCCGATACCGTGCCAAGTCCACCATGCTGCCACCCAGTCGCACATCTGATGAGGTCCGACCATGCTGCCATCCTATCGCATACTGATGAGGTTCAACTGGAAGGGTTGATGGTCACGGAATCCGGGCACAAGGTTGCTCAAACCCACGCAATGCAAGATGATGCTGTTATTAAAACATCTCCAACATACTGGCAAAACTTAGCTTAATCATATCGTGTGCTTCTTACCGATCTGCAGCAAAAATCTTCTCACAATTAGGGTTGCGAATTGGTGCCGCTTAAGGGTCACCAATGACCTTAGTTCAATTAACTAAAGTAGTTATATAGAGAAGAAGAGAGTATGCTTTATGGCTAACATCCTGGGACAGGCTCAATACGAAACAATAATCGCACACACAAGTGGGCATGCAATCCGTTTTCTTGATTTCTTCTTAATGTTCGGGTATTGATTTGATTGCACATGGAGAATTGGTTTTGGGATATTTGTGCTTGTTATGAGTTATTTCTTGCTCGCGCTGCactgatttttctttttaaatgGATCGGTCACAAGAAGCAGCGAGCTCCTTACGAAATATCAGGAAATCCGTACAGGTCTATGGAGCTCACGTTTGGTAGTGTTGACCTTGGATTCTATCTTATACTAGTTTGAGAGGAGAAATTTGCATGATTTCCTTTTGCCtttgttctcctttttctttctttttaattttgCCCTTGCCTatattattttgtatttttttgcaTGTAGCTTTGCCTTAATCTGTTTTCCATTTTCAATGAATCCATATAAGATAGAGAATCCTCTGCCTTCTGctagtttcataaaaaaaaatgcaagtacGCATGCTGCCTGCTGGGCAGCGATGCTAGCGGTGGGACtgcaggcaggtttgccggGGCTCAAAGCAAACAGGTCCATATAGCACAAAGTATTTGAAGGGGCAAAACGAGGAGCATCAACGTTCAACGATAACAGGTAGCTGCATGATCGATCTAAACCGCGCGGTCCAGAGATGTACTCATGATCTACACTACACGCCTAGGCATCGCCGTACTCACTGATCTCATCATCTCCTCTTCCTCAGGATGTGCTGCAGTATCTCGTTGAAGGTGTCGACCGGCCCGGGCAGGCAGAAATGGACGCAGTCCGCCGCCATCCACGGCTGCACCTCGTGCGCGAAGGGGTCCCGGTGCATGTACGCGCCGGGGTGCCCGTCCGGCCGCATGATCGCCAGCTTCGTCACGTCCAGCACCTCCACCTTCGTCGCACTGCCCTCACCGTTCCTCGCCCTagcggcctccgcctcctcgtagACGAGGCCGACCAGCTCCCTGTCGAGGTAACGCAGCTCCTGCTCCCCCTCCCTGTACGGCTTCTTCCTCGGGCACATGGTGGCGAGCGTGTCGCCTTCGTACTTGTGGCCCGGCGAGAGGGTCGCTAGCACCACGGTCcgcggccggccgccggagctCAGACGGTCCAGCGCCGTCCGGTACGCCATCCTCATCGGCCGGGCGTAGCCGATATCCGTCGCCGGGTCGAGCTCGTCGTGGGCGTGGTGGCCGATCACCTCGCCGTTTTTGTAGTAGATGGCGCCGTTCAGCGGCCAGTGGCCGGTGCCGAGCACGACCACGTCCATGGTGTCGGCGTCAGCGCCCCACCGGTCGTCGGGCGCGTCGAGGTGGACGTGGTTCACGTTCTGCGGCAGGGTGTCGTTGCGCGCCTTGCCCGTGGCCCTGGCGAGGAACGGCGCCCAGTAGAAGGAGACCGTGACGCCGTGCGACGGGAACGCCCAGCGCCACAGGTCGGGCTTGCGGCTGCGCGGGTAGTCGGGGTCCCGGTACACGACGCGGTGCGGGAACTCGGCAGCGAGGAGGCAGGCGAGGGACTGCGCCTGGTTCCGCGCCATGGAGTCGCCGACGAGGGCCACGTGCttgccgcgcgccgccgagaGGAAGGCCTTGGCGTCGAACGCCGGCAGGTGGCAACCCGCCGGCTGCCACTGCCAGTCGAGGTAGCCCGTGTCGGGGCGCCCGTTGCGGATGCAGTTGTGGCTGTCCTTCACATCGCACTCCGTGCCGTTGTACCGACGCGCGTGGCCCGGCGCGTACACCCACCTCCCATCAGAGTAGTTGCAGCTCCGGGGACTGCAATGaaatcaaaaaaaattaaaccgAGCTCGCATATGCTGCAAACGTGTAAGTAAGATCTGTGCGAATGCAaggatgtttggatacaccctcagtacctatcacatcgaatgtttagatactaattaaaagtattaaatatagtctaattacaaaactaattgcacagatggagtctaattcatgagacgaatctattaagcctaattagtccatgatttaacaatgtggtgctacagtaaccatttgctaataatggattaattaggtttaatagattcgtgtcgCGAATTAGTACaagagttctgcaattagttttataattagcccatgtgtagtcctcctaattagcgtccgaacatttgatgtgacccTTCTAcag
It includes:
- the LOC101777844 gene encoding protein ALTERED XYLOGLUCAN 4-like, which gives rise to MGAHEQPPLHPNKQKTTCFSSWNGGFSKASFLKAEVCLATQLSESGSLAIASIRRQWPPSSSSSGLAGYALDLRGRYALARAGSQDEKGPQNAVLSPLLQYVDDTYNFVSSGPRSCNYSDGRWVYAPGHARRYNGTECDVKDSHNCIRNGRPDTGYLDWQWQPAGCHLPAFDAKAFLSAARGKHVALVGDSMARNQAQSLACLLAAEFPHRVVYRDPDYPRSRKPDLWRWAFPSHGVTVSFYWAPFLARATGKARNDTLPQNVNHVHLDAPDDRWGADADTMDVVVLGTGHWPLNGAIYYKNGEVIGHHAHDELDPATDIGYARPMRMAYRTALDRLSSGGRPRTVVLATLSPGHKYEGDTLATMCPRKKPYREGEQELRYLDRELVGLVYEEAEAARARNGEGSATKVEVLDVTKLAIMRPDGHPGAYMHRDPFAHEVQPWMAADCVHFCLPGPVDTFNEILQHILRKRR